The Mauremys reevesii isolate NIE-2019 unplaced genomic scaffold, ASM1616193v1 Contig1, whole genome shotgun sequence genome includes a region encoding these proteins:
- the LOC120392526 gene encoding C-type lectin domain family 2 member D-like: MCSTCYLNQSENGGETAKALTNPPGSQTKNRPDESHFWLCHILWKYRLVTVLFLVFLIIDIIVLAVVSRRPCPNHAAATCPVDWIGSQGRTYPWKCYYFSQVDGDWNSSQRNCSLLGASLATVDTWEEKEFMLHYKGRSETWIGLTREEEDKPWKWVNGTPFKDQFPIRGGGECAYLNDDKGISSSRCSTGRRWVCSRPD; the protein is encoded by the exons ATGTGCTCCACTTGCTACCTGAATCAATCAGAGAATGGAGGAGAAACAGCTAAGGCACTTACTAACCCTCCAGGTTCACAGACAAAAAACAGACCAG atgAATCTCACTTCTGGCTTTGCCATATCCTCTGGAAATATAGATTAGTCACGGTCCTGTTTCTAGTTTTTCTCATTATTGATATTATTGTTTTGGCAG TGGTTAGCAGAAGGCCCTGCCCAAATCATGCTGCTGCCACATGTCCAGTCGATTGGATTGGGTCCCAAGGCAGAACATACCCATGGAAATGCTACTACTTCTCCCAGGTCGATGGGGACTGGAACTCCAGCCAGAGAAACTGCTCTTTGCTCGGTGCCTCCCTGGCTACAGTTGACACCTGGGAGGAAAAG gagTTCATGCTGCACTATAAGGGACGCTCAGAAACCTGGATTGGCCTTACCAGGGAAGAAGAAGACAAGCCCTGGAAATGGGTAAATGGCACCCCATTCAAGGACCA GTTTCCAATAAGGGGAGGAGGTGAATGCGCGTATCTGAATGACGACAAAGGTATCAGCAGCTCAAGATGCAGCACAGGGAGACGCTGGGTCTGCAGCAGGCCAGACTGA
- the LOC120392378 gene encoding killer cell lectin-like receptor subfamily F member 1: MTVIVLSVWVFQGSSGSGRAPEGGAVAERPRNESKCVSSLEKLSYLKQHLCDPPQSSSTEGSRCVFCPRDWLPYKGKCYWVSKETTTWNSSRDDCLTKSSRLLVTKDQEEMDYIQTITSEKNSVWIGLNFKSPERTWIWVDGSPFNENLFPGAGRPGERNCGVLKRNQIASETCSAELKWICQKDALLI; this comes from the exons ATGACAGTCATAGTGCTGAGTGTTTGGG TTTTTCAGGGCTCCTCGGGGAGTGGACGGGCCCCTGAAGGTGGGGCGGTCGCCGAAAGACCCAGAAATGAAAGCAAATGCGTCTCCAGCCTGGAGAAATTGTCTTACCTGAAACAGCACCTGTGTGACCCACCCCAAAGCAGCTCAACAG AGGGCTCCAGGTGTGTATTTTGCCCCAGGGACTGGCTGCCGTACAAGGGGAAATGTTACTGGGTGTCTAAAGAAACTACAACGTGGAACAGCAGCCGTGATGACTGCTTAACGAAGAGCTCTCGTTTATTGGTGACCAAGGACCAGGAGGAGATG GATTACATACAGACGATCACATCCGAGAAAAATTCTGTTTGGATCGGATTAAATTTTAAATCTCCCGAGAGGACATGGATTTGGGTAGACGGCTCCCCCTTCAATGAAAACCT GTTCCCCGGAGCAGGGAGACCCGGTGAAAGAAACTGCGGGGTGTTAAAAAGAAACCAGATTGCGTCGGAAACCTGCAGCGCTGAATTAAAATGGATTTGCCAGAAAGACGCGCTCCTGATCTAA
- the LOC120392524 gene encoding C-type lectin domain family 2 member D-like gives MYNGLDTCKEQQLDRPLNSNGDQERGKDPGYGFRKTRALKILATVTVTVLILGLITTTAALAVRTAKPCLDCEDVPSCPDGWVGYRRQCYFFSEDEKNWTASRSYCSSHGASLAGIDGGLEMTFLLRYKGSVYHWIGLRREPSQSWKWPNGTEFDNRFEVRGGGDCAYLNDIGVSSSNCETEKNWICAKPDRCGKQKENSLEGTEKQ, from the exons ATGTACAATGGCCTGGATACCTGCAAGGAACAGCAGCTGGACAGGCCCCTTAACAGCAATGGAGACCAAGAGCGAGGAAAGGACCCAG GTTACGGATTCAGGAAAACTAGAGCACTTAAAATCCTTGCAACAGTCACAGTCACGGTCCTGATCTTGGGTTTAATCACTACCACAGCCGCCCTGGCAG TCAGAACCGCTAAACCGTGTTTGGACTGTGAGGACGTCCCATCGTGCCCGGATGGCTGGGTCGGCTACCGAAGACAGTGCTACTTCTTCTCTGAGGACGAAAAGAATTGGACCGCCAGCCGGAGTTACTGCTCTTCACACGGCGCCTCCCTGGCGGGGATTGACGGTGGCCTGGAGATG ACGTTCCTTCTGCGGTACAAAGGCAGCGTTTACCATTGGATCGGCCTCAGAAGGGAGCCCAGCCAGTCGTGGAAGTGGCCCAACGGCACCGAATTTGACAATCG GTTCGAAGTAAGGGGAGGAGGAGACTGTGCGTATCTGAATGACATAGGCGTCAGCTCGTCAAACTGTGAGACGGAGAAGAACTGGATCTGTGCCAAACCTGATCGATGTGGGAAACAGAAAGAGAATAGTCTGGAAGGGACGGAAAAGCAGTGA